Genomic DNA from Streptomyces sp. NBC_01571:
CTCGACTCGACCTCCATCGACGCGCCGGTCCCCCCGGTCGTCGAGGCCGCCCGCAACGGCTCCGTCGCGGGCATGCGCGTCGGTGTCGTCAAGCAGTTCCGCGGCGAGGGCTACCAGGCCGGTGTCGTGCAGCGCTTCGACGAGGCCGTCGCCCTGCTCAAGGACCTCGGCGCCGAGATCGTCGAGCTGGACTGCCCGTCCTTCGACCTGGCGCTCTCCGCGTACTACCTGATCGCGCCGTCCGAGTGCTCGTCCAACCTCGCCCGCTTCGACGCCATGCGCTACGGCCTGCGCGTCGGGGACGACGGCACGCGCTCCGCCGAGGAGGTCACCTCCCTCACCCGCGAGGCCGGCTTCGGGGACGAGGTCAAGCGCCGCATCATGCTCGGCACGTACGCCCTCAGCTCCGGCTACTACGACGCGTACTACGGCTCGGCGCAGAAGGTCCGCACGCTCATCACCCGCGACTTCGAGAAGTCGTTCGAGCAGGTGGACGTGATCGTCTCGCCGACCACGCCCACCACCGCCTTCCCGATCGGCGAGCGCGCCGACGACCCGATGGCGATGTACCTCGCGGACCTGTGCACCATCCCGACCAACCTGGCGGGCAACTCGGCCATGTCGCTGCCCTGCGGTCTCGCGCCGGAGGACAACCTCCCGGTCGGCCTGCAGATCATCGCCCCCGCGATGAAGGACGACAGGCTGTACAAGGTCGGCGCCGCCGTCGAGGCCGCCTTCGTGGAAAAGTGGGGGCACCCGCTGATCGAGGAGGCTCCGTCGTTGTGAGTAAGGCTCTGACCAAGGCCAAGGGCTTCAAGAAGTCCAAGTCCGGCACGTACCTGTCCATCGCGACCACCGCGTTCGGTGCCCTCGGCGTCGCCAAGCAGGCCAAGAAGGCCCGCACGGAGCACGACACGCTGCGCCTGATCGACGCGGCCGTGTCCGCCGCCGCCATCGTCACCGGCCTCGCCATCCTCTACCGGGAGCTCAAGCGCCTGGGCGACGACGACGTCCTGCTGGGCTGAGAGGGAAGTTTTCACCGTGACCACCACGACCGACGAGCTGGTGTCGTACGAGGACGCCCTGGCGACGTACGACCCCGTCATGGGCCTCGAAGTCCATGTCGAGCTCGGCACCAAGACCAAGATGTTCTGCGGGTGCTCCACCGAGCTGGGCGCCGAGCCCAACTCGCAGACCTGCCCCACCTGCCTCGGCATGCCCGGCTCGCTGCCCGTCGTCAACGCGACCGGCGTCGAGTCCGCCATCAAGATCGGTCTCGCACTGCACTGCGAGATCGCCGAGT
This window encodes:
- the gatA gene encoding Asp-tRNA(Asn)/Glu-tRNA(Gln) amidotransferase subunit GatA, with product MTDTNVNIIRLTAAEIAARIAAGELTAVEVTEAHLARIEAVDEKVHAFLHVDREGALAQARAVDAKRERGEKLGPLAGVPLALKDIFTTEGVPTTVGSKILEGWIPPYDATVTKRLKAADVVILGKTNMDEFAMGSSTENSAYGPTGNPWDLSRIPGGSGGGSSAALASFEAPLAIGTDTGGSIRQPAAVTGTVGVKPTYGGVSRYGMVAFSSSLDQGGPCARTVLDAALLHEVIAGHDPLDSTSIDAPVPPVVEAARNGSVAGMRVGVVKQFRGEGYQAGVVQRFDEAVALLKDLGAEIVELDCPSFDLALSAYYLIAPSECSSNLARFDAMRYGLRVGDDGTRSAEEVTSLTREAGFGDEVKRRIMLGTYALSSGYYDAYYGSAQKVRTLITRDFEKSFEQVDVIVSPTTPTTAFPIGERADDPMAMYLADLCTIPTNLAGNSAMSLPCGLAPEDNLPVGLQIIAPAMKDDRLYKVGAAVEAAFVEKWGHPLIEEAPSL